The following nucleotide sequence is from Arvicola amphibius chromosome 1, mArvAmp1.2, whole genome shotgun sequence.
acacaaaattattgtAATTTCCATTCCCATAGTGAATCACTTGAAGGAGTTCTACATTTCCCAGGCTGAGGTGTGCCTCTAACAGTCTTCTGCAGTGCATGGCTGCTCCAGGGTCTGCCCAAATTGAAACTAAGATTGGTCTCCTTTCTTCCCTAGGAGCTCGAGGCCATGAGTAGGTACACCAGCCCGGTCAACCCGGCTGTCTTCCCACACCTGACTGTGGTACTTCTGGCCATCGGCATGTTCTTCACCGCCTGGTTCTTCGTGTATCCTTTTACTGAGCAGCCAGGGAGCCAGAGTTAGTGGCctaagaactgagaaagaaaccacATTGGGTAACTGCACCCTGCTACATTTTCCTTTGAGGTGGGGTTGGGACAAGGTGAGGAAAAGGCAGGCCATGGCCTCACTTTCCAACCTCAAGTTAGCTGTTTGCTCTTGAGACTGAACTAAGTTTCTAAAGGAGGCTTGTTGATATTtagggggttttgttttgagacagtctcactgtgcagacatgactgacctgaaactcagtGAGGttcgctgcctctgcctctggagagtgctgggattgcacctCTCCACCCAGCAGAAAGGTCTTAAGCAGGGGTGTGCTCAAGTGTCAGAAAGTGGCGTCAGTATTAGCTGTACTCTGAGATGTGATTAGAGGTGATTGGCCTAACTACTGTGGGCTTCTTTCCGTCGTGGGTGTTAGAGGTATGGTATGGAGCATCAGGGCCTGTGCCATCTCTTGGTCCCCTCTGCCTGGCAGCACCAAGCCAGACAAGCCTCCAGGAATCCATTAGCCTGTGTTCCCCGTGTTGAGTGGTCCTAGACAGTGCCTGCGCTGTAGTCCAtctttgcttctccttttttgctttttccttttttggtttgtttttctttgtttgtttgttttttcaagatagagtttctttgtgtagccctgactgttctggaactagttctatagacaactggtctcaaactcacagatatctgtctgcctctgcctcccaagcgctaagattaaaggtgtgcgccagctCTCTTGGCTTCTCCTTAACAGTCCTTCTAGTTACGAGGTCACCTCCACCAAGTACACACGTGACATTTACAAAGAGCTCCTCATCTCCTTGGTGGCGTCACTCTTCATGGGCTTTGgagtcctcttcctcctgctctgggTTGGCATCTACGTATGAGTCCCCAAGGGTAAGAGCTGTAACAAGATGGTGCATGCCTGAAGAAGCCTCCTCTAGCCATATCAATGGGTCCTCTCTTCCCTGATTCATGGAGACAGAAACACTGGGCTACATCACACTCTCCTCAGTCCTCAGTGAGATCTGGTGTGTCAGTTCTGAGCTCTCCATATTACTCAAGGCCTCACTCAAGCTTGAGGTGCACTTGGTAGGCATGCGGGTGAGGGCTACCTGTGTTTTTACATCTGTGTTCTTTCAAGTTATACGATGACTTAGAAAGGATCCGGGAAGTAAGAGATGAGCACCAAACAGGTGACTGAAAGTCAGATTTGGTGACCCTTGCATAGCCCTTGCTCAAGGAACACGGGGCTACAGGGGGGGAATGTAGAAGGTCATTGGTCTCATTCTTAATTCTGCTTTCCTCTTCCAGGTACCCACCAGGCAGCTTCACCAAGTCCCTgcttttgtaaattaatttttttaccaCTGCTACAAGTGTCCCAACTGCTATTTACAATAAAGGCAGATGTGTGACCAGCCAGCCTCATGTCCAttccatgggggtggggagatggggtgTGGATGTACTGGAATGTACTGGAGTGTCCTTGACTGTTAAAGTCCCACCTTTCCCACTTCACTGCCTTTCATCAGTACCTGTTGCTGAGGTTTGTCTTATCTTCATAGGGGTAAGGGCTCCAGAGCAGTGTCATCTTGTCATTGCTGTGAGGCTCACCTGTGAGCAAGGACCCAAACCTGTTTCTGTGGATTTGGACGGACTTCTCCAAGGCCCAGCAGCAGTCAGTTTTGCCCTGGGCCAGTCTTTTCTGAACTCAGCCCCCCTTTGGGCTCTGGTCATCTAGGCTCAACCTGTTTTTTTCCCTTAGGTAGATTCTTTCTAGGTGGGAGGGGCAGGTTCATTAAGAAGGTTtgctgagccaggtggtggtggcgcacgcctttaatcccagcactcgggaggcagaggcaggtggatctctgtgagttcgaggccagcctggtctacaagagctagttccaggacaggctccaaagccacagagaaaccctgtctcgaaaaatcaaaaaaaaaaaaaaaaaaaaaaaaggtttgctgGAGGTGTATGTGGCCAACTCCACCCTCAAATCCAAGAATAGGGGGCATAAAAATACGGAGTGACTTTCTGGCCCTCTGGTGTGGGAACCAGGATATTCTAGGCCCCTCAGAAACTGGATTCtagccagcctggcctcagatgGCTCCCCTCCCACCAGAAGAATCCCAAGAAGACACCAGGAGGCAAGTTCAGATACAAAGcagtatttatacatttatttatatatgtatatttacttgAGAAGAAAAGGATAGTTTGGGGACAGGAAGCAAGTAGGCCCAGTggcttccctctgccttcctcagaGTCAGAGTGAGTACATGATAAATAGGAGTCAGAGCTCAAGGAGAAGATAGGGAGTTAACAGGAAGGGAGACACTGTGAACACACAGGCCACTAAGGGGTACATCATGGGCAGGGGTCTGTGCTGGGGGCCTTATGTACAGCTTAAAGCAAGGGAGAGATTAGCCCAGTGGCTATAGGAACACaccagaagggagaggaagggagggcatgCCAGGCTGTCAGCTTCCAACCTGTGGCCCTTTCACCTTCCCCTAAGCCCTTTCATACTTGGGGCTTAAGGCGACTTTGGTCCGAAGTTGACCCCCCTCAAGCAGCTTGGAGCCCAAGTTTGGCCCCAACTCACACTGAGGCATGCAAACGGGCAGCTGCCAGTGGGCGTAGGCTGGCTGTGTCCAGATGGACTCCAGGGGGTAGTGGAGGGTCACTTTCCAGTTAAGGACTGAGGGGCCACAGTCCAAGATCACTTGCCCCTCATGAGGGGGAGCTCCAGCATGCTACTAAAGCAGTGGGGCTGGGCAGTCTTAAGGCACTGCAGGAAGGACTACCCTGCGGGAGGGCAGAACAGAGTGGTTTAAGGCATAGGCCATGATTCCTATGGCAGAATAAAGGAATGGAGCCAAGTTGGGTAGAAAGCTTGGGGGCAAGGTATCCCTGCTGTTTCCCTATCCTGCTTTGAGAGCCATGACAGGACTTTTCAGACTCCACTTGCTATAGATAGGTCGcccatttagagctgagaatGGGAGTTGGAAAAGGCAAGGTCTGGTGTCCAAAGGGTCAGGATACCTCAAGGTATGAGCAGTTCCCTTTCCCACTGCTGAGCCCATGACAACTAAATGATTGCAGCGCCCCTTCCAGAATGCTGTGGGTGCTGCTAAGAAACGCTGAAGTGTCACTTGAGTAAAATCTCAGCCCAAACCCACCACTCgtctcctgggggtgggggaggcagagatgggtccCACCAAGCATAGATCTATGCCTGGAGGGAGGAACTTTGATCTGGGGGGCACCAGGGTCCTTCCAACCTGAAGCCCACTCAGCTTTCCAGCTCCTTCCTATCCATGCTGCCCTGGTTTAAGTGCATTTAGTAATTACATCATTAATAACATTATCTGCATCCACCTTCCAGTGGAAACTGGCCTACTGCTTGCAAGGATTCCTGCTCCTCTGCTCAGAGAATGATCTTGTCACCAACTCCATCATGAGCTTGGGAAGCTCCCAGGAACACAGATCTTGGGAGCTCATAGGGCACCTTGCCTTCCAGGATACTCCAGGTTCAGGGGTCCAAGGCTTACCTGGCCTATTGGCCCCACTGGTTCAGGTCTGTGAGGGTGACTCCATCAGACACTAGTAGACTTAAGGTACAAGGTCAGCTTCTCCAGCCATCCAGGGCTGGCCCCAACTGCCTCGGGAATTCTTAGGAGCTAAGCTCTCCCAGGGAGAACTCTCCTGAACCAACCACATTAAAGCTTAGAAATCCAAGTCTAGTGTAACAGTCAAGCCCCAGAAAGTACTACCGAGCTGTCCCTCCTGGGAACAGCATAGTGAGAGTTCTCGGCTCTCCATGAACTCATGGGGTCCAGCTAGGTGTTACAGGTCTGGGTCAAACCCCCATGGGTCTTCTCTCCACCACAGCTCAGAAGGGAAGGCAAGGAGAGTTGGAGTGGACAAGTCAGGGCCATAGCTTCCCGTTGCCTACAGGGCCCTGCACTGAGCTCTCCAGCAACCATATCTAGACTGCCACGGATTGGTCCTGTGCTGCCAAGAAGAGGTGGCCAGAAGGAAGGCCCAGGATGCTGGTCACTCTAGCCCCTCTATACTGTGTGAGGGTAACCAGCTTAACCAGCAGCTCCAGTGTGAAGATTTCCAGTCTCCTCAGTCAAGGGGAGGCAGTAAAGAGCAGAGAGCTGGCCTGCAGCAGGCTCCAGTGTAACACCTTTGCATCCAGTGTTGAGGGCCCGGGGACCCAATCCCAGCTGTGGCACTGCCCCAGGAGGCAGCTCAGTCACACCGGCGGTAGAAGTGGAAGTAATAGTCTGTGGCTGGCTGGATGACGGCCTCTGAGCTGCAGTTGGCCTGACCCTATGTGGAAGGGAAGTGATGGGTGAGGTGGTTGCCAAGCCCTACCATGCTTTGCAAAGCCCTTATTCTTCTCCCAAGCCCCATACTGCATAGacactccctctgcctctgtgggCAGGTGGGCCTATGTGCTCACCAGCGGTGCCACACGGAAGTGGTATGTGAATTCACGGAAGGACAGGATGGTTACTGGCCACCGATGAGAGGTGCcctagagagagaagggagagaaaggggcagGGCCACCTTGTCCTAACCAGCCTTCCTTCCACCACGGCCATCACAGCCCAGGGGGAGCCCATTCCTCTTAGAGAGCAGGGGCAGCCACCCTCCCAGCCTGCCTTCCCTGGCCCTGGCCTCCCTTTGTCTTGTATCTCCTTGTGCTCTACGCTTGTGCTTGTGTGAGTCTCTCATTAACCCTGCCCACACCTGCAGctcacagacaggaagacagtCCCTTGCCTCCTTCCCCTACCTGGGTGTCTTGGTGGGGGTGGAGTCTCTGCAAAAAGCTCCCCTCCTCACAGGGCTCCTCCTTTGATGTCAGACTGCACAATACCACGGACACAGGGACTGAGGAACTAGGAAATAAGTGGGTTAATGGGATGGGGTTCCCATCTGAGTAGCCCAGTCCCACCCAAGACAAGGCGTATCTTCACAGAGCCTGAGAACCACGCAGAGTAGTCCATGGCTTGGGACGGAGGAAACCTCTCCCACCATCCCATGTAGTCCCAGAGAGGCAGGGTCTTACAGCCACATAACCCCGGCAGCAGCATCCCTCTGCAGCCCTTCCCCAAGCAGCCGGGCACACACGCCCATGCCCCCGCTCCCCCGTGAGAAATGTGATGAACACTCAGCTTTGACTTTTCTGAGGCTCTAGCggctccttccctccccaacacCAGCACTCACTTCATCTGTAGGGTCAGGCTGAGGTGCAGCGGGGTGCTGCTGCTGACAGGGATATGGTAGGTGAAGTTTCCGAGCCTAAAGGGACAAAGATGGTACCTCAGCAAGGCCTCTTTGccagtctccctctccttctgtaCTGAAGCCCTCAAAACCTAGAAAGGGGCTGCCCGAACTTGTGGGAAAAGATCCTCCCTGAAGGGCCAAGATCTGAGCATCCAAACTGATTGGACTCATGGCACCTGAGGGGCCCCCTTTGGGGTGACAGGAGGGAGCCCAGTCTACCTGCAGGCATCCTCTGGCACACAGTACTGGGAAGTGATAGGCATGGAAGTCTCCAGCAGCTGGATGGAGGTCAAGGATGGCACTGGGTCTGTAAGAAGAGAGGCCGTTGGGCCACGGTGAGGAGGAGACGAGGGGAGAATGCAAGTGGCAGCACACTGGGACTTTCACTCACACCTCAGTGTGAGCCGGAATTCTTTCAGACCCTCACAACAGCCTCATACACCACCAGCCATGGAAGGGCAGAAGAGTAGTCCTCACAACAGGGGCTGGCTAGCATGTGGCCCTCATTGAGCAAACCCATTAACGTGCAGTGGGGAGCTGAGGCTGTGTGTTGACTATCTCAGGTTTGCTGTTGCCTTGTCCTTTACCCGAGTCGTGGGAAGCTATGGTCACTGGCCTCTGAACCTTTCCTTGACCTGGTACATTTTCAGTTCTTTAAGGTATAACCCAAGGTCTCCAGCAGCACCCACAATACTCCATGAGGTCACCTGATACAGACAAAATGGCTTTCCTCTTAGGCAAACCCCAGATGTCTTTCAAAGATGGCTCAATGTCACCTCCTCTAGGGAAGCCTTCTCTGGTTGCTGCCCTCCTTGGTCATCCTACACGAAGTTCCCTCCCTACTCCTAGGGACCCATCACTCTGAGGTACACTCAGGCAGAGTCATGTGTGTCTCGAGCACCCACAAAGCTGAGGTGAGCTTCCCACCCTTGGGGTTGCCCCACCACTTTGAACATCTGTCTCTGCACAGACCACAGTGTCTAGGTTTCTGTTTGCTAAGCCACAAAGTCCAAGTGAGGAAGCCCATATCTCATGCAGAGACCCCGGTTAAGGCCTGCGGGAGCCCAGAGAACACACACGAGTCAGCCTGAAAGAACACTTGGGTGCAAAAAGTTCTGTCTCGGTTAAAACCAAAGATTTGAGGTTGAGGTCCTAGTACCTCACCCTCTTCACCCTGGCATAGAGACAAAGTAAGCATAATCTGGAATTTGGCACAGTGGAGACGGATTTTAGCTGGACTACGGATGGGTGATATATGTCCCTTCACCTAagtctccagctcctcctctgaACCGTGGCAACAGTGCCTTCCTCCTTTCGTCTGCGACAAGGTCTCTCATTAGCTAGAACTT
It contains:
- the Tmem258 gene encoding transmembrane protein 258 — protein: MELEAMSRYTSPVNPAVFPHLTVVLLAIGMFFTAWFFVYEVTSTKYTRDIYKELLISLVASLFMGFGVLFLLLWVGIYV